One Thermofilum pendens Hrk 5 DNA segment encodes these proteins:
- a CDS encoding DUF1512 domain-containing protein gives MDGDTLSFIMWLVALAIFSYITQEMQILKAISEVEGYVALFRGIRDKAVKVLVDQFSKYTASSEGASRDVLEQRILSLIETRIILPVDLDPYGIVRKIKHVLRTSEVELEKEVSRIAKGASRTEVQRLSSLVEVARELNLVYKLVNHYYLIARKFKSLWLVLQLNAQMPFVLEEVKAIEGALESFSKGIPVGDSAGPLVAALLARKYKGSFVEPVKDTEISQVTVDGKKVFIVKAKGPGSTTGHLEEALSWIFSREKVSLIVSVDAALKLEGEESGSVASGYGVAMGGIGVERFEIEELSTKHGVPLFAVLIKMSEAEALSVMTEKVYQGVQQAVRIVEDIISRAPEGSSIVVLGVGNSLGVP, from the coding sequence ATGGATGGAGACACTCTGAGCTTTATAATGTGGCTCGTAGCACTCGCGATTTTCTCGTACATAACGCAGGAGATGCAGATTCTAAAGGCTATAAGCGAGGTTGAAGGCTACGTCGCTCTCTTCAGGGGTATACGGGACAAGGCTGTGAAAGTGCTTGTAGACCAGTTTTCAAAGTACACGGCCAGCTCTGAGGGGGCTTCTAGGGACGTGTTGGAGCAGAGGATTCTCTCGCTCATCGAGACACGCATCATACTCCCAGTAGACCTGGATCCCTACGGCATAGTGAGGAAGATAAAGCACGTGCTTAGAACTAGCGAAGTAGAACTCGAGAAGGAGGTTTCCCGCATCGCGAAAGGCGCCTCGAGGACGGAGGTGCAGAGGCTGTCAAGCCTGGTGGAGGTTGCGCGTGAGCTAAACCTTGTGTACAAGCTTGTTAACCACTACTACCTTATCGCGCGGAAATTTAAGAGCCTCTGGCTCGTGCTACAGCTGAACGCGCAGATGCCCTTCGTACTCGAAGAGGTGAAGGCGATAGAGGGGGCCCTGGAGTCGTTCTCGAAGGGTATTCCTGTAGGCGACTCCGCCGGGCCACTGGTTGCTGCTTTGCTGGCTAGGAAGTATAAGGGTAGCTTTGTTGAACCCGTGAAGGACACTGAAATCTCGCAGGTAACGGTCGACGGAAAGAAGGTATTCATAGTGAAGGCAAAGGGCCCTGGGAGCACGACGGGACACCTTGAGGAAGCTCTATCCTGGATATTCTCGAGGGAGAAAGTCTCGCTCATAGTATCCGTGGATGCTGCGTTGAAGCTAGAAGGGGAAGAGTCGGGGTCCGTAGCGAGCGGGTACGGTGTCGCGATGGGTGGCATAGGCGTTGAGAGATTCGAGATAGAGGAGCTCTCGACGAAGCATGGAGTGCCGCTGTTCGCAGTACTCATAAAGATGTCGGAGGCAGAGGCTCTCTCGGTTATGACGGAGAAGGTTTACCAAGGGGTTCAGCAAGCGGTGAGGATAGTAGAGGATATCATCTCAAGGGCACCGGAGGGTTCGTCCATTGTAGTTCTAGGAGTTGGAAACAGCCTAGGAGTACCGTGA
- the tes gene encoding tetraether lipid synthase Tes: MTRQEALRAEEFRLDYSQLAGLSYEDIAKVAASVREKLMPRLGVDYKLYLSKRPPIKEGEELIAYTQSACPECNSLLTAVIFKREGKVFIRKVCPEHGEFEELYFGDAEMYERFRRYQRDGKGNVISHLPVTAPCPYNCGVCTRHRSHAALINIVLTNRCDLSCFYCFFFASKSGYIYEPSLEHIRYMLRQARLTEPVKPPAIQLTGGEPTLRDDLLEIIKMAREEGFTHIQLNTNGIRLAFDPELAVKVRQAGVNTVYMSFDGVSPFSNPKNHWEVPYALDNLRKAGLGVVLVPTVIKHYNLSEVGKIIQFGLQNNDIVRGVNFQPVSIVGRMPRKERDKERVTIPDVIKAIEEQTGGQIKAEDWYPVPSVVPISRFVEALTGKPQLAFTTHFACGAATYVWQEDGEIIPITRFVHVDEFFRFLDAKADELEKGKNKYLVMLELMWNLRKFVDASKAPRRLREGNRLLKILYRVFVKHDYESLGEFHYNTLFLGMMHFQDLYNHDVARVMRCDIHYVMPDGRQVPFCSFNVLPDLYRDRAQRVFSYSIKDWEKLTGKRLVEDHYKRNIKKLISGEPYRRHYSKIIDIDSIPYEQHVLASKRFGIPVIE; encoded by the coding sequence ATGACGCGCCAGGAGGCTTTACGCGCGGAGGAGTTTCGCTTGGATTATTCTCAGCTTGCTGGTCTCTCTTACGAGGATATAGCTAAGGTTGCAGCGTCTGTACGCGAAAAGCTGATGCCGAGGTTGGGGGTAGACTACAAGCTTTACCTGTCGAAGAGGCCTCCCATCAAGGAAGGCGAGGAGCTGATCGCGTATACCCAGTCGGCGTGCCCGGAGTGCAACTCGTTGCTGACGGCGGTTATATTTAAGCGCGAGGGGAAGGTGTTCATACGCAAGGTTTGCCCAGAACACGGAGAATTCGAAGAGCTTTACTTCGGCGACGCTGAGATGTACGAGCGTTTCCGGAGGTACCAGAGGGATGGGAAGGGGAACGTAATCTCGCACCTACCGGTGACAGCCCCGTGTCCCTATAATTGCGGCGTATGCACTAGGCATAGATCCCACGCGGCTTTGATAAACATCGTGTTGACAAACCGGTGTGATCTTAGCTGCTTCTACTGCTTCTTCTTCGCCTCCAAGTCCGGCTACATATACGAGCCTTCTCTCGAGCACATAAGGTACATGCTGAGGCAGGCTAGGCTCACAGAGCCTGTGAAGCCCCCGGCTATACAGCTTACGGGCGGCGAGCCCACGCTTAGGGACGACCTCTTAGAGATTATAAAGATGGCGCGTGAAGAGGGCTTCACGCATATTCAGCTAAACACGAACGGTATCAGGCTGGCGTTCGACCCGGAGCTTGCAGTCAAGGTGAGGCAGGCCGGTGTTAACACGGTCTATATGAGCTTCGATGGGGTGTCGCCGTTCTCCAACCCGAAGAACCACTGGGAGGTTCCATACGCCTTGGACAACTTGAGGAAAGCGGGTCTAGGAGTGGTTCTCGTTCCGACCGTTATAAAGCACTACAACCTCTCGGAGGTAGGCAAGATAATCCAGTTCGGGCTCCAGAACAACGACATAGTAAGGGGGGTGAACTTCCAGCCCGTATCTATCGTCGGCAGGATGCCGAGAAAGGAGAGGGACAAGGAGAGGGTTACGATACCCGATGTTATAAAGGCTATAGAGGAGCAGACGGGAGGGCAAATAAAAGCTGAGGACTGGTACCCCGTACCGAGCGTGGTCCCGATATCGAGGTTCGTCGAGGCATTGACGGGTAAGCCCCAGCTAGCCTTCACGACGCACTTTGCATGCGGAGCCGCTACCTACGTTTGGCAGGAGGACGGAGAAATAATACCCATAACCCGCTTCGTCCACGTAGACGAGTTCTTCCGGTTCCTGGACGCGAAGGCAGATGAGCTCGAGAAAGGGAAGAACAAGTACCTAGTCATGCTGGAGCTTATGTGGAACCTCAGGAAGTTCGTCGATGCGTCTAAGGCTCCCCGCAGGCTCCGGGAAGGCAACCGCCTGCTCAAGATACTCTACAGGGTTTTCGTAAAACACGACTACGAGAGCCTAGGAGAATTCCACTACAACACACTGTTCCTCGGAATGATGCACTTCCAGGATCTGTACAACCACGACGTCGCGAGGGTTATGAGGTGCGATATACACTACGTAATGCCTGACGGCAGACAGGTCCCCTTCTGCTCTTTCAACGTCCTCCCAGACCTCTACAGGGATCGTGCTCAGAGAGTGTTCTCGTACTCGATAAAGGACTGGGAGAAACTAACAGGGAAGAGGTTGGTAGAGGACCACTACAAGAGAAACATCAAGAAGCTGATCTCCGGGGAGCCCTACAGAAGGCACTACTCGAAGATAATAGACATAGACTCTATACCCTACGAGCAACACGTACTAGCCTCGAAGAGATTCGGCATCCCTGTCATCGAATAA